Genomic window (Sebastes umbrosus isolate fSebUmb1 chromosome 21, fSebUmb1.pri, whole genome shotgun sequence):
TATCACGTATCAAAACTAGTAGTGATTTGTCTAAAACTGGCATGAGTAATGATACTAAGTCactgtgtctaagtgactaatggggacaacacattttgaaattagtccagtattgagggagaatgctGCAGTCGCCAGCCGCTAAatgagctgtaatgtaatcctattggggcaacctggcgccgtcagtttacatccactaaatgtgcttgtttttgccacggACAGGATCAGATTCTTATcctaagtgtctgacaacattatggaaaggaccctacagagaaatgaaacgtttttcttaccttcCGTTTcctgtttgtcattgtgtcatgtgactcgttgccggaagacaacgatggaaacgtgagtgaaagtggagagaggagtgccactggacaccggtgttgtcagagtttgttgtgctggagtacagaaagcgtagcttagtgttatctaaaagatttttaaaatgtcattgctaaatatttagatgatttcaacaatgtagATGCGACGCAAGGTTTCAGAACGAGGCTTTTCCaagcgagacacacaataacaaacagaccagatcaagcCAAAGGTAAGAAAAGCGTTTAATATCTCTAACAATCCGAGTTAGTCAGTGGcagaaacaagcacttttactGGACATAAACTGACGGCGCCAggttgccccaataggattacattacagctcatttagcggctggcggctgcagcattatccctcaatactggaccaatttcaaaagtgttgtccccattagtcgcttagacacaaaaacatgggaaaataaagtTATCCATTAACAGGAAGTTTATCAgagtgcatattttttatcaacCAATACACAAAGAACAGAACATTTGCATTGAAAAACAACACACCTGTAACACATTAGCGTATCAGACATATTTCATATAATTCAATCACTTGTCTATCAACCATTTTCGGTCGTTTTCACTGACAGTGACATTTCACCTTTCTGTACCTGTCAATTCCATCATTGCAGTGCTCTGTGGAACAAGCTATACATAGCAGAGTTGggcaagaataaaaaaaagcggAAACCCAAGTGCATGGACGAGCTGCTGCTGAAGGTGGCCACAGTGGAGGTGCATGATCGGGCTGCGGGCTACTGGAAGTGGCTGCACTTCAAGACTGTAGCCATGTATGACAAGGACAAGTTGAAGAGTCATCTTAGAGTCATCAGCCGCCACACCGGGCTGCCCAACCAAACGGAGCGGGTCCTCAGgtaagagacggagagaggcgAACACCACTCAGATGGAGGCACCTGAGGTGTATGATTTGTTTAATGTACCAGCCGCTTGATTCCACTTACCAGACACTTGAGTAGCCTGGCAAGTGTTGTTTGTGAGTTAAGCTAATTGAGTGCTTACCATGTGTTTTCAAGTGTTTGAATCCCTTAGCTGCTGAGGTGAGAAAAGGGTCTCACTATTTCTCTGGGAGTCATTGTGTCTATTAGTTCTATATTTTTACAGTTTGCGGCTTTACTTTATTTCAGTTAAAAAGAAGGTGTGTTGATTTGTATACCATCTGCCATCTGTTTGGTATGTCTGGTTTGTTTTTACAATTGGAAGCGGCTCTGTGAGGTATCATGGGAACCCCTGCCCTGTCTGTGGTTAGCAAGCAGTATAACTTCGGAGATCCACCCTGTCAAGAAAGTTCAAGGGTAGAGACTAGAGGACAGTTCAAGCCGCCGGCTATCAAAAACAAAGCGTGGTTTGTTTTTCATATCGCACTTAATGACACTTTCTTATTAAAGGTGAGAAAGGAGGTCTGTGTCTGAGCGAGATGTCTGCTCAGGGGGATGCCATCACGCTGGAGGAAAGCTCCCTCATCGCGGtttctgctgtgtttttataACCTCTGATTAGAGGCTGTGCAGCACTCAATTTTGAGTTCCGTGGCAGTCGCTGTGGTACAGAGGGGAAGTAGAAATAATTGTGTTCCTTGCAGAGGCTGTCTGAATTGTTGAAATAAATTACTTAGCCCCCCCCCAACTCCTcatccacaacacacacattcatgcacacacacaccttcctccTTCCCTTCCCGCCTCCCACCAACTCAGACAATTCCCTGTGGGGGGTTTGTCTGTTAGAGACTCTGAGGAGCATGCGATTTACCTTGGTAATAATCATTTCACaagacatcacacacacagacaatgcAGAGCGGAATCCCCTGGGTCATCCGGGGCCTCCTGGGCCGCTCCAGTTTTTAGCTTTGTTCCTCCACTTAATTGATATTGGATGGTGCCTCAGCGAGACACCGGCTGCATCACAGTAGGGGCAGCCCTGAATCACAGTTTAGACAGAATTGGATCAAGAGATTCATCACAACAGCTGCGCTTTCGTTTCGTTCGTTGCATATCATTTCATTAAGTAAGTCATGTGTGTATTAATCGAGTTATTTCCCCACTTAATTTCAGGTTTTCCCCCCACCGTACCACACTGCAATTGTACatgcttttattgcaaaataTCTGTCATATCTTCTTTGCTATAATCCTGCAGTTGTGTTACTCTAGAAACTTGCACGTCACCTGGGAGCTGACGGTCTCCGATAAGTCGGGGCGCGAGGGCGCTCATGAGCCGAGCTGGTCCCAGTTCACGGGAACTTCTGTGACTCTGTGCTGGAGTGGAGAAGGCGGCTTGCCCGACTACGAGCAGATTTCCACCCTTCACCTCCACGGCGTCAGGAGGGTAGCCCTCAAATGCCCCGGCCTGAAGAAGTAAGACAGCCAGCGTCcatctctactctctctctctctctctctctctctctctctctctctctctctctctctatgcctCTGTTTCCTATTTTCTCTCAGTGAAACTTACTGTTTTCTTTGCTTGCTCTGTCAGACCCGGCTGGAGGTCCCTCATGGCGAAGTTAGACATGCAGGCCTTAACTGAAAGTGCGCAGGTCATCGGCCAGGACAGACTGGTTGAACTGAAGCTGCTGCAGCCCGGCGTCATCGTCGGTGTCTGGAGGGTAATTACTTCACAGGCAGCTATTACATTTCAAAATCATTATTCATTAGCTTTTAGTTGCTGAAAAATTCGGTCATttttacaacttaaaaacaCAAGAATTTAAGAGGAATTTTAGCGATGTTTCTCTTAGCAGGACCAGTGCTCCGTCGCCTTCATCATGTTCACCCTCCACTTCCACAGGCTGGTGGAAAGAAGCACCCAGGGATCTTCTGTTAGGTAGGCTGCACTTGAACAGGCTCACCTTTTTTATCCACATGCTTATATGGGCGTGCAGTATATCACTGTCAGACGGTTAGGGCTCAGATTCAAAGGATGCGATTCATTCGATGCCCCTGATATGACCCATCTATGATACACAGCAGGGAGAGATTTGAAGCGTCAGCATCACTGGCACCTGTATCTCACCACCACAGTGGATAATGTGACtgtagcatattttttatatatataggatGTTCTTCTTGTCATGTGTCAGCACCAGTTACACctgtcatttttgtttaatcACTCATTAGCAGACCTTAAAACACAGAGGGTAATTACTTTGAGAATTTGCTTTTGTAGTGTTTAGTTTGAATTAAAAACCAATGGGTTAGACCAGTGGTTGCCAGTACAAGGTTCAGCCACAATCAAAGGACCCAGGAAAGAAATGAAGTAGgttaacaaattaaaatgttaacaaaacaaTCTGTATTTTTCAGATTGTGCTGTctttcttgtgaaatactttATACCGTCACCCCTTACACCTTGTTTCCACATATCTGTATACGTATGCGGGTCAACCggaagttcattcattcctatgggaacCTCCGTGATCTGCGATGTGTTTGTGAAACTCCTCCTTCCGTGTTTTTGGTCCAAAATTTGCCTCGAGTacattgaaaaataacttttgtggCAGATAATGGACAGACCGTATGCACCTATGCACTGTGTGTAGAATGAGCAAATTAATAAACTGATGAATGTAATGCAgctctatttattatttttttcgtATAATGTTCGATGgcttatttaacagttttttaactattttgataaaagACATATGAAACACTATATGCACTCTACGTTACACAGCTAGTATGCTACCAATGTTAGCTAAATATGCCGTCGAACTTCTTCACTTACAAAAAATGTAACGTTATGAATGTGACTCGTCTAGACTGGACGGCAGAAAACAGACAGTCACTCGTAGAtataaaaaacactgttttatatctatgtagtAACTTATTTCCCATATCTGCTGTTTTCTATCCATCCGTAAAGAGATGCCTTTCCTTGCGTTGAACATTAGGGGGCGTGATTTGTGTACTATACAGATTTATggatacaaaacaaaactgtggaAATGAGGCTTACTGCctcttaaaataaaacaaattaaatgagGAGTTAGAAGTAGACATTATTTTAAAGGGTTGGCAAACCACTTGGCCAAACTATATAgtgttcacattttattttccatacatctgaaaatgaaaaaataattcaaGTTATGTGATATTTAGTACTGGAGTTGCTGTATAGTCTTAAAGGTGCTTCACTGCTCATTCGAGAGGAGAGATAAAGCCTCAGCAAGACTACACAGCATTCTTGATACTGTCTGCTACACACTGCTATTGTGAGTCTTGAGCACAGTGAGTCTTGAGCATAGTGTGGACACAGCCCCCTCTCCTGGTTTCATGTGAGAACACACTGTTCCAGCACATCATGATTACAGTCCACAGAAGTAATAAACCTCTGAAATGCCTCCTTAATGAAATACCTTTTTCTTAATGTTCTCTTCACTCGCTAATCTTAGTTTCATTATTaacctttttctcttttcttcctccagcCCCTACGTGGTTCCAATCATCAAACCCCCTTTTGA
Coding sequences:
- the fbxo15 gene encoding F-box only protein 15, with the translated sequence MATPKAATSRVKTSKRADKSSLNYMNRLPSEILIKILSYLDASALFTISHVNKLFYQLANDNALWNKLYIAELGKNKKKRKPKCMDELLLKVATVEVHDRAAGYWKWLHFKTVAMYDKDKLKSHLRVISRHTGLPNQTERVLRNLHVTWELTVSDKSGREGAHEPSWSQFTGTSVTLCWSGEGGLPDYEQISTLHLHGVRRVALKCPGLKKPGWRSLMAKLDMQALTESAQVIGQDRLVELKLLQPGVIVGVWRDQCSVAFIMFTLHFHRLVERSTQGSSVSPYVVPIIKPPFDDTDPDYGLHGYHLHIVLHDTACEIVSGSFPQLFCRRTHISDGLIQLTAISRTTSSQQTPLSGSITLPWRCEALQGSVKNCCIMNLTLLDEFRKPFWCVGSPVSMEPQKTPVSYDYDGEHFLIHYQDSDGQLEMELVWMKEQKQFVLISLVVYVTVGKVNQHFSRDY